AGATCATCAGCTCCAATAGCCTGGCCGTGGCCGCCTTCGTGCGAAAGCTTGGGGGCGACCCGCTTGACCTGGGTATTGCCCGCGACACCCCGGAGGCCTTGGATTCATTGCTTGCCGGCGCTGACCGGGCGGATCTTCTGGTGACCTTGGGGGGCGCGTCTGTAGGCGATCATGATCTGGTTGTCGATGGTCTGACCGAACGCGGCTTTGAACTGGGCTTCCACAAGATCGCCATGCGTCCCGGCAAGCCCTTGATCTTTGGTCATGTGGGCAGTACGGCTGTGCTCGGTCTACCGGGCAATCCGGTCTCGGCAGGGGTGACGTCCGTGCTGTTCTTGCGCCCGGCCTTGGAAAAGATGGCCGGCCTGCCGCCCTCGGCTCTCCCCCGGGATACCGCGACGCTGGGCTGCGACCTGCCGGAAAACGACCGGCGACAGGACTATCTGCGCGCCGATTTGTACCGGGAACGGGACGGCACCTTCATTGCCACCCCTTTCGACAAACAAGACAGCGCCATGCTGGCTCTCTTCGCCCGCGCCGACTGTCTGGTGGTGCGCACCCCCTTCGCCCCGCCCGCCAAGGCCGGTGACAAGGTTGATATCATTCGGTTCTAGATCACGTCATGTTTGATCGGATTCGATCAAACATGACGTGATCGATTCCAATAAGGTCGCGCGTGTCTAGCGGGTCCGATTGGACCCGACATGCGCTAGCGGAATACCCGCATGGCAATGTTGACCACCCGCATCTGTTCGGTGGTCAGGTTGACCCCCCGCTGCCGCACCGCGACCAGATCCACCACCATGTTTTCCCGCTGAGGCTCCAAGGCGTATCGGCACAAGATGGTATCGCGCTGCATGGTCGGCTGGGCCTGCCGTTGCGATGTCACGGCCACACGATAGGGAATCGTGATGTTGAGGCTGCCTTCGCCCTCCCAGACCCGGGGCTCATCGGCGGTGGTTTCACCCAAATTCCGATTGAGGAAATTCAGCACCGTCGTGCAATGGCGGGTTTCCATCACACCGGG
The sequence above is drawn from the Magnetospira sp. QH-2 genome and encodes:
- the glp gene encoding gephyrin-like molybdotransferase Glp, with the protein product MISVAEALETVLSGIVTLSAETISVADAVDRVLAEDVSARLTQPPMAVSAMDGYAVRACDVKSVPTALTCVGAAPAGGTYEGAVSEGECVRIFTGAPIPAGTDAVIMQEDTAREGDRVLVKEPYQSGKFVRQAGLDFSAGKVLLRAGHRLKARDIGLCAAMNVPWLRVTRKPRVAILATGDELVMPGDPVGPSQIISSNSLAVAAFVRKLGGDPLDLGIARDTPEALDSLLAGADRADLLVTLGGASVGDHDLVVDGLTERGFELGFHKIAMRPGKPLIFGHVGSTAVLGLPGNPVSAGVTSVLFLRPALEKMAGLPPSALPRDTATLGCDLPENDRRQDYLRADLYRERDGTFIATPFDKQDSAMLALFARADCLVVRTPFAPPAKAGDKVDIIRF